In Campylobacter mucosalis, a single window of DNA contains:
- the trpS gene encoding tryptophan--tRNA ligase, whose protein sequence is MRTLTGLQPSGKLHIGNYFGSIKQMIKAQDSEDMFIFIANYHAMTSVADAKILRANTLEAAAAFLALGVDPNRATFWVQSDIKEVLELYWVLSQYTPMGLLERAHSYKDKVAKGISANHGLFSYPVLMAADILLFGADVVPVGKDQIQHVEIARDIALKFNNEHGEILKLPEFRVDENVAVVPGTDGAKMSKSYGNTIEIFNDQKGLKKQIGSIVTTSEPLEAPKQWQNCNVYNIAKLFLDESGQNELKARYERGGEGHGHFKMYLNELIWEYFSKAREKFEYYKNHTDEVEQILSQGAKKAKDIAMPVIENVRKATGIY, encoded by the coding sequence ATGAGAACTTTAACCGGTCTTCAGCCAAGCGGAAAACTTCACATCGGCAACTACTTTGGTAGCATAAAACAGATGATAAAAGCACAAGATAGCGAGGATATGTTTATATTTATAGCAAACTATCACGCTATGACTTCGGTTGCGGACGCTAAAATTTTAAGGGCAAACACACTTGAAGCGGCGGCTGCATTTTTGGCACTTGGAGTAGATCCAAACAGAGCGACATTTTGGGTGCAAAGCGATATAAAAGAGGTCTTAGAGCTTTACTGGGTGCTAAGCCAATACACGCCAATGGGACTGCTTGAGCGTGCTCATAGCTACAAAGACAAGGTCGCAAAGGGCATAAGTGCAAATCATGGGTTATTTAGCTATCCAGTTTTAATGGCAGCTGATATTTTACTTTTTGGCGCGGACGTCGTGCCAGTGGGTAAAGATCAGATCCAGCACGTTGAGATCGCTCGTGATATAGCACTCAAATTTAACAACGAACACGGCGAGATTTTAAAACTACCTGAGTTTAGGGTTGATGAAAATGTCGCTGTTGTGCCTGGCACTGACGGGGCAAAAATGAGTAAAAGCTATGGCAATACGATTGAAATTTTTAACGACCAAAAGGGCTTAAAAAAGCAAATCGGCTCTATTGTAACGACATCAGAACCGCTTGAAGCACCAAAGCAGTGGCAAAATTGCAACGTTTATAATATCGCAAAGCTATTTTTAGACGAGAGCGGACAAAATGAGCTAAAAGCACGTTACGAGCGTGGTGGCGAGGGTCACGGACACTTTAAAATGTATCTAAATGAGCTAATTTGGGAGTATTTTAGCAAGGCACGTGAGAAATTTGAGTATTACAAAAATCACACCGATGAAGTAGAGCAAATTTTAAGCCAAGGTGCAAAAAAAGCAAAAGATATCGCAATGCCAGTCATAGAAAACGTAAGAAAAGCAACTGGGATTTATTAA
- the kdsA gene encoding 3-deoxy-8-phosphooctulonate synthase has protein sequence MILIAGPCVIESEELVMQVAERLAHFNDDKRIDFYFKSSFDKANRTSISSFRGPGLEKGCEILARVKEKFGFKILTDIHESYQAEPVAKVADVLQIPAFLCRQTDLLVAAAKTSAVVNIKKGQFLASSAMKHSVKKVLETRGVSGEGYEVARQNGVWLCERGSTFGYGNLVVDMRNLVLMREYAPVIFDATHSVQMPSALGEKSGGDAKFVPYLARAAASVGVDGFFYETHINPCEALCDGPNMLSLDELDKVVEQTMKIQEILG, from the coding sequence ATGATTTTAATAGCAGGACCTTGTGTTATTGAAAGCGAAGAGCTTGTAATGCAGGTTGCGGAGCGTTTAGCTCATTTTAATGACGATAAGAGAATAGATTTTTATTTTAAGTCAAGTTTTGATAAGGCAAATCGCACCAGCATTAGCTCGTTTCGTGGTCCGGGATTAGAGAAAGGTTGTGAAATTTTAGCCCGTGTTAAAGAGAAATTTGGCTTTAAAATTTTAACTGACATTCACGAAAGCTATCAGGCAGAGCCGGTGGCAAAGGTGGCTGATGTGCTTCAAATTCCAGCGTTTTTGTGTCGCCAGACTGATTTACTTGTGGCTGCTGCAAAAACGAGTGCAGTCGTAAATATCAAAAAAGGGCAGTTTTTAGCGTCATCTGCGATGAAACACTCAGTCAAAAAGGTGCTTGAAACACGTGGTGTAAGTGGCGAGGGATATGAGGTAGCAAGACAAAACGGCGTATGGCTATGTGAGCGTGGAAGCACCTTTGGGTACGGAAATTTAGTCGTTGATATGAGAAATTTAGTGCTTATGCGTGAGTATGCACCGGTGATTTTTGACGCTACGCACTCGGTACAAATGCCGTCAGCTCTTGGTGAAAAAAGTGGTGGAGACGCGAAATTTGTGCCATATTTAGCACGTGCGGCAGCCAGTGTAGGCGTGGATGGATTTTTTTACGAAACGCACATAAATCCGTGCGAAGCGTTATGCGACGGACCAAATATGCTAAGCTTAGACGAGCTTGATAAAGTGGTTGAGCAAACGATGAAAATACAAGAGATTTTAGGATAA
- the serS gene encoding serine--tRNA ligase: MINLKLLENNYEKFVSKLNAKKVSSDLIKELLDTFNTLKKERLELENLQSFQNAKSKELGELARNKADTTALKDELSKNKEQIIKQNEAVKILEAKLDEIASCVPNIIDDDVPLGDDENDNVCIKEVLTPPIFDFEPKAHYELTPELDFERGAKISGSRFTILRGEMARLSRALVNYMIDFNQARGFELVNVPFLVNANTLYGTGQLPKFKDDLYKVDDEDLYLIPTSEVPVTNIYNDEIIDASNLPIKMTCYSACFRKEAGSAGRDTRGMIRQHQFEKVELVSITHPDDSEKILQEMVDCASDLLKSLGLAHRHMLLCSGDLGFGAAKTIDLEVWLPGQNKYREISSVSNTRDFQARRAKIRYKQDGKNALVHTLNGSSLAVGRTLIAIVENYQKADGSIEIPAVLKRYM, from the coding sequence ATGATAAACCTAAAACTTCTTGAAAATAACTACGAAAAATTTGTATCAAAACTAAACGCAAAAAAGGTAAGCAGTGATCTTATAAAAGAGTTGCTTGATACGTTTAATACGCTTAAAAAAGAGCGATTAGAGCTTGAAAATTTGCAGTCCTTTCAAAATGCAAAGAGTAAGGAGCTTGGCGAACTAGCAAGAAACAAAGCCGATACAACAGCCCTAAAAGACGAGCTTAGCAAAAATAAAGAGCAGATTATAAAACAAAACGAAGCGGTTAAAATTTTAGAAGCAAAACTTGATGAGATCGCTAGTTGTGTGCCAAATATCATTGACGATGATGTCCCGCTAGGCGATGACGAAAACGACAATGTCTGCATAAAAGAGGTTTTAACACCCCCAATTTTTGACTTTGAGCCAAAAGCTCATTATGAGCTAACGCCAGAGCTTGACTTTGAGCGTGGGGCAAAAATTTCAGGCTCACGCTTTACGATTTTAAGGGGCGAAATGGCTAGACTTAGCCGTGCACTGGTAAATTATATGATTGATTTTAACCAAGCCCGTGGCTTTGAGCTTGTAAATGTGCCATTTTTGGTAAATGCAAACACGCTTTATGGCACTGGTCAGCTACCAAAATTTAAAGACGACCTTTATAAGGTTGATGATGAGGACTTGTATCTTATCCCAACTAGCGAGGTGCCAGTAACAAATATCTACAACGACGAGATTATTGACGCTAGTAATTTACCAATAAAAATGACTTGCTACTCGGCTTGTTTTAGAAAAGAAGCAGGCAGTGCGGGTCGTGATACACGAGGTATGATACGTCAGCACCAGTTTGAAAAGGTAGAGCTAGTAAGCATAACTCATCCAGATGATAGCGAGAAAATTTTACAAGAGATGGTTGATTGTGCTTCGGATTTGCTAAAATCTCTTGGTTTAGCACACCGACATATGCTACTTTGTAGCGGAGATTTAGGTTTTGGTGCGGCAAAGACCATTGACCTTGAAGTGTGGCTACCGGGGCAAAATAAATATAGAGAAATAAGCTCGGTTTCAAACACGCGTGATTTTCAAGCAAGACGTGCTAAAATCCGCTACAAGCAAGACGGCAAAAACGCCCTAGTTCATACGCTAAACGGATCAAGCCTAGCCGTTGGTAGGACGCTAATTGCAATAGTAGAAAACTATCAAAAAGCAGACGGGTCTATTGAAATTCCAGCTGTGCTTAAAAGGTATATGTAG
- a CDS encoding shikimate kinase, whose product MKSSENIVLIGFMGVGKGTVARELSVNLEKFNLDCDDLIESSLNLKIKDIFETMGEAHFRAIEKNLAKFLAKNVKNAIISTGGGFVNVKGLNKIGRVIYLKAGFDFIIERLKNSENSEKKFAKRPLLQDLDKARELYKSREKIYEKKADIIVNVENKTPKQIAKEIKKIISKS is encoded by the coding sequence ATGAAGAGCAGTGAAAATATCGTATTAATCGGTTTTATGGGCGTTGGCAAAGGCACAGTAGCAAGGGAACTATCGGTTAATCTTGAGAAATTTAATCTTGACTGCGACGATCTTATAGAAAGCTCTTTAAATTTAAAAATTAAAGATATTTTTGAAACAATGGGTGAGGCTCATTTTAGAGCGATTGAGAAAAATTTAGCAAAATTTTTAGCAAAAAATGTAAAAAATGCCATTATTTCAACTGGTGGTGGGTTTGTTAATGTCAAAGGGTTAAATAAAATCGGTAGAGTAATCTACCTAAAAGCTGGTTTTGACTTTATAATTGAGCGTCTTAAAAATAGCGAGAATAGCGAGAAAAAATTTGCTAAACGCCCTCTTTTGCAAGATTTAGATAAAGCTAGAGAGCTTTATAAAAGCCGTGAAAAAATTTATGAAAAAAAGGCTGATATAATCGTAAATGTCGAAAACAAAACACCTAAACAGATAGCAAAAGAGATAAAAAAAATAATCAGCAAATCATAA
- a CDS encoding tetratricopeptide repeat protein: MPQSDEETLVLKASNDSEDESQSGSSSDEIVSINELIDDNKQDDEQPKEPQKDEKKPNKKKLIIIGAVAFVAILIIIVLIVVLLKKDKKLTQAQEIIQKVEQSYKTQDFKASKIDDMINKANQLYEKGNKFEALKIYENIATYNQALSSYNLGVSQMKQGRCDEAIASFSKAIQDRENTSVSAINAAVCSLELGNMQNFNYYIELANSFLQNESNSPLYSYYFALINYYKSNYIEALHALNHPSSEHYKDKYAYLSAKILTALGRDDEAISKLIGIKEFDTNIVLAQLYAKKADFSKARDHLAKATKNTTQIDLIKMTAAMIDLKTGYYKDAAGFIKEVYDINKSMPSSFYKIKATLNPEIFDINLAQSHFHDDMFFDKVRRYETIFYFAPYKVFDAKQTMSQIRKGGVSLFLDDTDGANKYLGAGLNVSEINIKLSGAVADALNYKLKEANAQFKKLSQAYPEHSILQYNLALTYAQLGNFSLAAKHFLSSYHLDQSNYLAGVFYAISSDINGNLSPKFISEIMENLESDKNLQPSNIYTALLGLINQNQAVMIRYLEEPKDETTLNLAFDTIIARIAGFSDVMKAKSQKLLEYLPSDIVANILNFIANNNSNSSIKQYANNIQIYFKSRPLDEMAFYHGANIIKKQYIKLLQISGLLFYERDKIKKELQDAPANVNLLQTLAYIQIFTNEFKESFAVYNRLIDEFKLDDANTLFLASVAATGANSHNNAIALLELTSQTDPSAIENRVALGFLYQQIDNINAAIIQYNKVGNTEHKNEFYDFMLINK; the protein is encoded by the coding sequence GTGCCACAAAGTGACGAAGAAACGCTGGTTCTTAAGGCTTCAAACGATAGCGAAGATGAGAGTCAATCAGGTAGCAGTAGCGACGAAATAGTTTCGATAAACGAGCTTATAGATGACAACAAGCAAGATGATGAGCAGCCAAAAGAGCCACAAAAAGATGAAAAAAAACCAAACAAAAAAAAGCTAATCATCATAGGTGCAGTGGCTTTTGTTGCTATTTTGATCATCATCGTGCTAATCGTGGTGCTTCTTAAAAAAGATAAAAAACTAACTCAAGCACAAGAGATCATACAAAAGGTAGAGCAAAGCTACAAAACGCAAGATTTTAAGGCTTCAAAAATCGATGATATGATAAATAAGGCAAACCAGCTTTATGAAAAAGGTAACAAATTTGAAGCTCTTAAAATTTATGAAAACATAGCCACTTACAATCAAGCCCTATCAAGCTACAATTTAGGCGTTTCGCAGATGAAACAGGGGCGTTGTGATGAAGCTATAGCCTCATTTTCAAAGGCAATACAAGACAGAGAAAATACAAGTGTTTCAGCCATAAATGCTGCAGTTTGTTCGCTTGAGCTTGGCAATATGCAAAATTTCAACTACTACATAGAACTTGCAAACTCATTTTTACAAAACGAGTCAAACTCGCCACTTTATAGCTACTATTTTGCCCTGATAAACTACTACAAGAGCAACTATATCGAGGCACTTCACGCACTAAATCACCCAAGTAGCGAACACTATAAAGACAAATACGCGTATCTATCGGCTAAAATTTTAACCGCCTTAGGACGAGATGATGAGGCTATATCAAAATTGATTGGGATAAAAGAATTTGATACAAACATCGTTTTAGCTCAGCTTTATGCAAAAAAGGCGGATTTTAGCAAGGCAAGAGATCATCTGGCAAAAGCTACTAAAAATACGACACAAATAGATCTCATAAAGATGACGGCAGCGATGATAGATCTAAAAACGGGCTATTACAAGGACGCGGCTGGTTTTATCAAAGAAGTTTATGATATAAACAAAAGCATGCCAAGCAGTTTTTATAAGATCAAGGCAACCTTAAATCCTGAAATTTTTGATATAAATTTAGCCCAATCGCACTTTCACGATGATATGTTTTTTGATAAAGTAAGGCGTTATGAAACGATATTTTACTTTGCACCATATAAGGTTTTTGACGCTAAGCAAACTATGTCACAGATTAGAAAAGGTGGAGTTAGCCTATTTTTAGACGATACAGACGGAGCTAATAAATATCTAGGTGCTGGACTTAATGTTTCTGAGATAAATATAAAACTCTCAGGTGCTGTTGCCGACGCTCTAAACTACAAGCTAAAAGAGGCAAATGCCCAGTTTAAAAAGCTATCACAAGCCTATCCAGAGCACTCCATACTTCAGTATAATCTAGCTCTAACCTACGCACAGCTTGGAAATTTTAGCCTAGCTGCAAAACACTTTTTATCAAGCTATCATCTTGATCAAAGCAACTATCTAGCAGGCGTGTTTTACGCGATATCGAGCGATATAAATGGAAATTTAAGTCCAAAATTTATATCAGAGATTATGGAAAATTTAGAAAGCGATAAGAATTTACAACCATCAAACATCTACACCGCACTTTTGGGACTTATAAATCAAAATCAAGCCGTAATGATACGCTACCTTGAAGAGCCAAAAGATGAAACGACGCTAAATTTAGCCTTTGATACGATAATAGCAAGGATAGCTGGGTTTTCTGACGTGATGAAGGCAAAGAGTCAAAAACTGCTTGAGTATCTGCCAAGCGATATCGTGGCAAATATCTTAAATTTCATCGCAAACAACAATAGCAACAGCAGTATCAAGCAGTATGCAAATAACATACAAATTTACTTTAAGAGCAGACCGCTTGATGAGATGGCGTTTTATCACGGAGCAAACATCATTAAAAAGCAATACATCAAGCTACTGCAAATTTCAGGTTTGTTGTTTTATGAGCGCGATAAGATAAAAAAAGAGCTACAAGACGCTCCGGCAAATGTAAATTTGCTTCAAACCTTGGCTTACATTCAGATTTTTACAAATGAATTTAAAGAGAGCTTTGCGGTATACAATAGACTTATTGATGAGTTTAAGCTAGATGACGCAAATACGCTGTTTCTAGCCAGTGTCGCAGCAACTGGTGCAAATAGCCACAACAACGCCATTGCCCTACTTGAGCTAACAAGCCAAACCGACCCGTCAGCTATCGAAAACCGCGTGGCACTTGGCTTTTTATATCAACAAATAGATAACATAAACGCCGCGATTATACAATACAACAAGGTCGGCAATACCGAGCACAAGAATGAATTTTATGACTTTATGCTAATTAACAAATGA
- the der gene encoding ribosome biogenesis GTPase Der, protein MQKVILVGKPNVGKSSLFNRLAKERIAITSDIAGTTRDTNKAVIDIDGKECVLVDSGGLDDSSELFRNVKIKTLNEAKNSDIIIYMVDGKLMPDDEDKALFYEILKLKKPTALVINKVDSKKDEQRAWEFINFGANFVFEISVSHATGIDELNQWIFKNLKSPLIKADESDDFDDFLDEFNDEGEIDPENFDEKNIKVGIIGRVNVGKSSLLNALVKDARAVVSDIAGTTIDPVNEIYEHEGRIYEFVDTAGIRKRGKIDGIEKYALNRTEKILEQADIALLVLDSSEPLSELDERIAGLATKFELGVIIVLNKWDKSQIEFDELCKELRDRFKFLAYAPIISVSALGGKRIHKVYGLINDVYKNYTQKLQTSKLNDVIEDATRTHPIPRDKGKSVKIYYAVQFGYAPPKIALIMNKPKCLHFSYKRYLTNKLRENFELNGTPIVLIPKKRGAVQDEEQ, encoded by the coding sequence GTGCAAAAAGTTATATTAGTTGGAAAGCCAAATGTTGGCAAAAGTTCGCTATTTAACCGCCTAGCCAAAGAGCGTATCGCGATAACCTCAGACATAGCAGGGACGACAAGAGATACAAACAAAGCCGTAATCGACATTGATGGCAAAGAGTGTGTGCTAGTTGATAGCGGGGGGCTTGATGATAGCTCTGAGCTTTTTAGAAACGTCAAAATAAAAACGCTAAATGAGGCTAAAAACTCAGACATCATAATATATATGGTAGACGGCAAACTTATGCCTGATGATGAGGACAAGGCTCTTTTTTACGAAATTTTAAAGCTTAAAAAGCCGACCGCTCTCGTAATAAATAAAGTAGATAGCAAAAAAGATGAGCAAAGAGCGTGGGAATTTATAAATTTTGGGGCAAATTTTGTATTTGAAATTTCAGTTAGCCACGCAACTGGCATTGACGAGCTTAATCAATGGATATTTAAAAATTTAAAATCACCACTCATAAAAGCTGATGAGAGCGATGACTTTGATGATTTTTTAGACGAATTTAACGACGAGGGCGAGATTGATCCTGAAAATTTTGATGAAAAAAATATAAAAGTAGGCATTATCGGACGTGTGAATGTCGGCAAAAGCAGTCTTTTAAACGCTCTAGTAAAAGACGCTAGAGCCGTTGTAAGCGATATAGCAGGGACTACGATTGACCCTGTTAATGAAATTTACGAACACGAGGGCAGAATTTATGAGTTTGTAGATACTGCTGGTATTCGCAAACGCGGTAAAATCGATGGCATTGAAAAATACGCACTAAACCGCACTGAGAAAATTTTAGAACAAGCAGACATTGCACTACTCGTGCTTGATAGTTCTGAGCCTTTAAGTGAGCTTGATGAGCGTATCGCCGGACTTGCGACTAAATTTGAGCTAGGTGTCATCATTGTTTTAAACAAGTGGGATAAAAGTCAAATAGAGTTTGATGAGCTATGCAAAGAGCTAAGGGATCGCTTTAAATTTCTAGCCTACGCACCGATTATTAGCGTATCTGCACTTGGTGGGAAGCGTATTCATAAGGTTTATGGCTTAATAAACGATGTTTATAAAAACTACACACAAAAACTTCAAACCTCAAAACTAAACGACGTTATAGAAGACGCTACAAGAACGCACCCGATACCGCGTGATAAAGGCAAATCGGTTAAAATCTACTACGCCGTGCAGTTTGGCTATGCACCGCCAAAAATAGCACTCATTATGAATAAGCCAAAATGCCTACACTTTAGCTACAAACGCTATCTTACAAACAAGCTAAGAGAGAATTTCGAGCTTAACGGAACACCTATCGTGCTAATACCTAAAAAACGTGGAGCAGTTCAAGATGAAGAGCAGTGA
- a CDS encoding DMT family transporter, with amino-acid sequence MLKRLIIRNLGVYYMLIACLMFAMTGAFAKVLGAYMPSIEVVFFRNIIGLIIVVYAILKFRQTQTGGHFWLLMFRGFIGTMAMFAFFYNVAHINLAAAFTFSKTSPIFTAILATMVFKEILSLKGWGAIAIGFVGILLIIQPNLGISKTDIIGIFSGIGAALAYTSVRELKKSYTTNTIVLTFMIWGTILPLIFMSLAEFLSYEPLDFLISKFVMPSWHNALFIVLMGITGFLFQIYMTKSYAAAKKAGVVAAVSYADVVFTLVIGFFMGDSLPNMVAFFGIILVVFSGILVAREK; translated from the coding sequence TTGTTAAAACGATTAATTATTCGAAATTTGGGCGTATATTATATGTTGATTGCTTGTTTGATGTTTGCAATGACTGGGGCTTTTGCGAAAGTTCTTGGAGCATATATGCCAAGTATTGAAGTTGTTTTTTTTAGGAATATTATCGGACTTATCATAGTTGTTTATGCTATTTTGAAATTTCGTCAAACCCAGACTGGCGGACACTTTTGGCTTTTGATGTTTCGTGGATTTATCGGCACGATGGCGATGTTTGCATTTTTTTACAACGTCGCTCACATAAATTTGGCAGCAGCTTTTACCTTTTCTAAGACTAGTCCGATTTTTACGGCGATTTTGGCAACTATGGTTTTTAAAGAAATTTTGAGCCTAAAGGGGTGGGGTGCGATTGCCATTGGATTTGTGGGAATTTTGCTTATTATTCAGCCAAATTTAGGTATCTCAAAGACTGATATTATTGGAATTTTTAGCGGTATAGGCGCTGCTCTTGCTTACACGAGCGTAAGAGAGCTTAAGAAGAGTTACACAACAAATACGATAGTTTTAACATTTATGATTTGGGGGACGATTTTACCGCTTATTTTTATGAGCTTGGCTGAGTTTTTAAGCTATGAACCGCTTGATTTTTTAATATCAAAATTTGTAATGCCAAGTTGGCATAATGCCCTATTTATCGTGCTTATGGGTATAACTGGATTTTTGTTTCAAATTTATATGACAAAGTCCTATGCTGCTGCAAAAAAAGCCGGAGTAGTGGCAGCAGTAAGCTATGCAGACGTGGTTTTTACGCTTGTGATAGGTTTTTTTATGGGCGATTCGTTGCCAAATATGGTGGCTTTTTTTGGTATAATTTTGGTCGTGTTTAGTGGCATATTAGTAGCAAGGGAGAAGTGA